One segment of Arvicanthis niloticus isolate mArvNil1 chromosome 5, mArvNil1.pat.X, whole genome shotgun sequence DNA contains the following:
- the Wdtc1 gene encoding WD and tetratricopeptide repeats protein 1 isoform X1 — translation MAKVNITRDVIRRQIKERGALSFERRYHVTDPFIRRLGLEAELQGHSGCVNCLEWNEKGDLLASGSDDQHAIVWDPLHHKKLLSMHTGHTANIFSVKFLPHAGDRILITGAADSKVHVHDLTVKETIHMFGDHTNRVKRIATAPMWPNTFWSAAEDGLIRQYDLRENSKHSEVLIDLTEYCGPMVEAKCLTVNPQDNNCLAVGASGPFVRLYDIRMIHNHRKSMKQSPSAGVHTFCDRQKPLPDGAAQYYVAGHLPVKLPDYNSRLRVLVATYVTFSPNGTELLVNMGGEQVYLFDLTYKQRPYTFLLPRKCHSVEVQNGKMSTNGVSNGVSNGLHLHSNGFRLPESKGCISPQVELPPYLERVKQQANEAFACQQWTQAIQLYSKAVQKAPHNAMLYGNRAAAYMKRKWDGDHYDALRDCLKAISLNPCHLKAHFRLARCLFELKYVAEALECLDDFKGKFPEQAHSSACDALGRDITAALVSKSDGEEKKAAGGGGPVRLRSTSRKDSISEDEVVLRERSYDYQFRYCGHCNTTTDIKEANFFGSNAQYIVSGSDDGSFFIWEKETTNLVRVLQGDESIVNCLQPHPSYCFLATSGIDPVVRLWNPRPESEDLTGRVVEDMEGASQANQRRMNANPLEAMLLDMGYRITGLSSGGAGASEDEDGAEGQVQCRPS, via the exons ATGGCAAAAGTCAACATAACTAGAGACGTCATTCGTAGGCAAATCAAG GAGCGAGGTGCCCTGAGCTTTGAACGGAGATATCATGTCACTGACCCCTTTATCCGGCGGCTGGGCCTGGAAGCAGAGCTTCAG GGTCACTCAGGATGTGTCAACTGTCTGGAGTGGAATGAGAAAGGAGA cttgctggcttcTGGTTCCGATGACCAGCACGCCATCGTGTGGGACCCACTGCACCACAAGAAGCTGCTCTCCATGCACACAGGACACACAGCAAATATCTTCTCTGTCAAG TTCCTGCCTCATGCTGGAGACCGCATCTTGATCACGGGGGCAGCTGACTCCAAGGTGCATGTCCACGACCTTACAGTAAAGGAGACGATCCACATGTTTGGAGACCATACAAACCGGGTGAAGCGCATTGCCACGGCACCCATGTGGCCTAACACGTTCTGGAGTGCTGCTGAGGATGGGCTTATCCG CCAGTATGACCTTCGGGAGAACAGCAAACACTCAGAGGTGCTGATTGACCTAACAGAGTACTGTGGCCCGATGGTGGAGGCCAAGTGCCTCACCGTCAATCCCCAGGATAACAACTGCCTGGCAGTGGGGGCCAGCGGGCCCTTTGTGAGGCTCTATGACATTCGAATGATCCATAACCACAG GAAGAGCATGAAGCAGAGCCCTTCGGCAGGTGTGCACACCTTCTGTGACCGGCAGAAGCCCCTTCCGGATGGTGCAGCTCAGTATTATGTCGCAG GTCACCTGCCAGTGAAGCTGCCTGACTATAACAGCCGTCTGAGAGTACTGGTTGCCACTTATGTGACCTTCAGCCCCAATGGCACAGAGCTGCTAGTCAACATGGGAGGAGAGCAG GTGTATTTGTTTGACTTGACTTACAAGCAACGGCCGTATACTTTCCTCTTGCCTAGAAAATGTCACTCAGTGG AAGTCCAGAATGGCAAGATGTCCACTAATGGTGTGTCCAACGGTGTGTCGAATGGCCTACACCTTCACAGCAATGGCTTCCGGCTGCCAGAAAGCAAGGGGTGTATCAG CCCCCAGGTGGAGCTACCCCCATACCTGGAGCGTGTGAAGCAGCAAGCCAATGAAGCCTTTGCCTGCCAGCAGTGGACCCAGGCCATCCAGCTTTATAGCAAGGCTGTGCAGAAGGCTCCTCACAATGCTATGCTCTATGGAAACCGAGCTGCTGCCTACATGAAGCGCAAGTG GGATGGTGACCACTACGATGCCCTCCGGGACTGCCTCAAGGCCATCTCCCTAAACCCTTGCCACCTGAAGGCACACTTCCGTCTGGCCCGGTGCCTCTTTGAACTGAAGTATGTGGCCGAGGCTCTGGAGTGCCTGGATGACTTCAAAGGGAAGTTCCCAGAGCAGGCCCACAGCAGCGCTTGTGACGCGCTGGGCCGGGACATCACAGCTGCCCTTGTCTCCAAAAGTGATGGGG AGGAGAAGAAGGCAGCCGGCGGTGGTGGTCCAGTCCGCCTGCGAAGCACAAGCCGTAAGGACTCCATCTCAGAGGATGAGGTGGTGCTGCGCGAGCGGAGCTATGACTACCAGTTCCGCTACTGCGGCCACTGCAACACCACCACCGACATCAAGGAGGCAAATTTCTTTGGCAG CAATGCTCAGTACATCGTCAGCGGCTCTGATGACGGCTCCTTCTTCATCTGGGAAAAGGAGACCACCAACCTAGTCCGAGTGCTCCAGGGGGATGAGTCCATTGTCAACTGCTTGCAGCCACACCCTAGCTACTGCTTCCTGGCCACCAGTGGCATCGACCCTGTTGTGCGACTGTGGAACCCACGACCAGAG
- the Wdtc1 gene encoding WD and tetratricopeptide repeats protein 1 isoform X2 encodes MAKVNITRDVIRRQIKERGALSFERRYHVTDPFIRRLGLEAELQGHSGCVNCLEWNEKGDLLASGSDDQHAIVWDPLHHKKLLSMHTGHTANIFSVKFLPHAGDRILITGAADSKVHVHDLTVKETIHMFGDHTNRVKRIATAPMWPNTFWSAAEDGLIRQYDLRENSKHSEVLIDLTEYCGPMVEAKCLTVNPQDNNCLAVGASGPFVRLYDIRMIHNHRKSMKQSPSAGVHTFCDRQKPLPDGAAQYYVAGHLPVKLPDYNSRLRVLVATYVTFSPNGTELLVNMGGEQVYLFDLTYKQRPYTFLLPRKCHSVVQNGKMSTNGVSNGVSNGLHLHSNGFRLPESKGCISPQVELPPYLERVKQQANEAFACQQWTQAIQLYSKAVQKAPHNAMLYGNRAAAYMKRKWDGDHYDALRDCLKAISLNPCHLKAHFRLARCLFELKYVAEALECLDDFKGKFPEQAHSSACDALGRDITAALVSKSDGEEKKAAGGGGPVRLRSTSRKDSISEDEVVLRERSYDYQFRYCGHCNTTTDIKEANFFGSNAQYIVSGSDDGSFFIWEKETTNLVRVLQGDESIVNCLQPHPSYCFLATSGIDPVVRLWNPRPESEDLTGRVVEDMEGASQANQRRMNANPLEAMLLDMGYRITGLSSGGAGASEDEDGAEGQVQCRPS; translated from the exons ATGGCAAAAGTCAACATAACTAGAGACGTCATTCGTAGGCAAATCAAG GAGCGAGGTGCCCTGAGCTTTGAACGGAGATATCATGTCACTGACCCCTTTATCCGGCGGCTGGGCCTGGAAGCAGAGCTTCAG GGTCACTCAGGATGTGTCAACTGTCTGGAGTGGAATGAGAAAGGAGA cttgctggcttcTGGTTCCGATGACCAGCACGCCATCGTGTGGGACCCACTGCACCACAAGAAGCTGCTCTCCATGCACACAGGACACACAGCAAATATCTTCTCTGTCAAG TTCCTGCCTCATGCTGGAGACCGCATCTTGATCACGGGGGCAGCTGACTCCAAGGTGCATGTCCACGACCTTACAGTAAAGGAGACGATCCACATGTTTGGAGACCATACAAACCGGGTGAAGCGCATTGCCACGGCACCCATGTGGCCTAACACGTTCTGGAGTGCTGCTGAGGATGGGCTTATCCG CCAGTATGACCTTCGGGAGAACAGCAAACACTCAGAGGTGCTGATTGACCTAACAGAGTACTGTGGCCCGATGGTGGAGGCCAAGTGCCTCACCGTCAATCCCCAGGATAACAACTGCCTGGCAGTGGGGGCCAGCGGGCCCTTTGTGAGGCTCTATGACATTCGAATGATCCATAACCACAG GAAGAGCATGAAGCAGAGCCCTTCGGCAGGTGTGCACACCTTCTGTGACCGGCAGAAGCCCCTTCCGGATGGTGCAGCTCAGTATTATGTCGCAG GTCACCTGCCAGTGAAGCTGCCTGACTATAACAGCCGTCTGAGAGTACTGGTTGCCACTTATGTGACCTTCAGCCCCAATGGCACAGAGCTGCTAGTCAACATGGGAGGAGAGCAG GTGTATTTGTTTGACTTGACTTACAAGCAACGGCCGTATACTTTCCTCTTGCCTAGAAAATGTCACTCAGTGG TCCAGAATGGCAAGATGTCCACTAATGGTGTGTCCAACGGTGTGTCGAATGGCCTACACCTTCACAGCAATGGCTTCCGGCTGCCAGAAAGCAAGGGGTGTATCAG CCCCCAGGTGGAGCTACCCCCATACCTGGAGCGTGTGAAGCAGCAAGCCAATGAAGCCTTTGCCTGCCAGCAGTGGACCCAGGCCATCCAGCTTTATAGCAAGGCTGTGCAGAAGGCTCCTCACAATGCTATGCTCTATGGAAACCGAGCTGCTGCCTACATGAAGCGCAAGTG GGATGGTGACCACTACGATGCCCTCCGGGACTGCCTCAAGGCCATCTCCCTAAACCCTTGCCACCTGAAGGCACACTTCCGTCTGGCCCGGTGCCTCTTTGAACTGAAGTATGTGGCCGAGGCTCTGGAGTGCCTGGATGACTTCAAAGGGAAGTTCCCAGAGCAGGCCCACAGCAGCGCTTGTGACGCGCTGGGCCGGGACATCACAGCTGCCCTTGTCTCCAAAAGTGATGGGG AGGAGAAGAAGGCAGCCGGCGGTGGTGGTCCAGTCCGCCTGCGAAGCACAAGCCGTAAGGACTCCATCTCAGAGGATGAGGTGGTGCTGCGCGAGCGGAGCTATGACTACCAGTTCCGCTACTGCGGCCACTGCAACACCACCACCGACATCAAGGAGGCAAATTTCTTTGGCAG CAATGCTCAGTACATCGTCAGCGGCTCTGATGACGGCTCCTTCTTCATCTGGGAAAAGGAGACCACCAACCTAGTCCGAGTGCTCCAGGGGGATGAGTCCATTGTCAACTGCTTGCAGCCACACCCTAGCTACTGCTTCCTGGCCACCAGTGGCATCGACCCTGTTGTGCGACTGTGGAACCCACGACCAGAG